From a region of the Coffea arabica cultivar ET-39 chromosome 3e, Coffea Arabica ET-39 HiFi, whole genome shotgun sequence genome:
- the LOC113737145 gene encoding uncharacterized protein, with translation MEPLCSRNEKSGLTAVERKICVYYPDFYGGKFGKLWVFGPNYRRFGTEFSEGVKEEAMERIRSNSQLSFQGVMNAIRNMELGVRAVYADNVVKDLTGPQIQDLMIQDGCFFLLLAFSILGADSQKLKYAENHPVFGVGCATEYMDNIIESMFFVGNQIPLMVLEQLMHLDIFQRMKATIGSKQQQLGLAKRTLYKFLMVELVPKPVDLLHCLQSIMLGPKRSSNAAVTKKVDDIEDCVSASKLSEQGVRFRKLGGEFGIRGMHYECNKFSAVLYLPDLGVDRYTDLLIKCLLKYETVQERQGVEPEASSYFKFMSDLIHKPKDIEILVSEGVIHGRSERLQGLLSTLDGMASSGYMHWVKREIVRNPPWQWQKPLKCMPVICSALIVLSIMQMHYSMLSFDKLQKP, from the coding sequence ATGGAGCCGCTGTGTAGTCGAAACGAGAAGAGTGGTCTCACTGCAGTTGAGCGCAAGATTTGTGTATATTACCCGGACTTTTATGGAGGAAAATTCGGAAAGCTTTGGGTATTTGGTCCAAATTACAGGAGATTTGGTACCGAATTCTCAGAGGGTGTTAAGGAGGAAGCTATGGAACGCATACGGAGCAACTCACAACTTTCTTTTCAAGGAGTTATGAACGCTATAAGAAATATGGAGTTAGGAGTGAGAGCTGTTTATGCTGACAATGTGGTGAAGGATTTGACGGGGCCTCAGATTCAAGATTTGATGATTCAAGATGGttgcttctttcttcttctggcGTTCTCAATTCTTGGAGCCGATTCACAAAAATTAAAGTATGCAGAGAATCATCCTGTTTTTGGCGTAGGATGTGCCACTGAATACATGGACAACATTATAGAGTCCATGTTCTTTGTCGGAAATCAAATCCCACTCATGGTACTCGAGCAACTTATGCACCTTGATATCTTTCAAAGAATGAAAGCTACAATTGGAAGTAAGCAGCAGCAATTGGGTTTGGCCAAAAGAACCCTGTATAAGTTCTTGATGGTTGAGCTGGTTCCAAAACCAGTTGACTTACTCCATTGCCTCCAGAGCATCATGCTTGGCCCAAAACGCAGCTCGAATGCAGCTGTGACGAAAAAGGTCGATGACATAGAGGACTGTGTTTCTGCCAGCAAATTATCTGAACAGGGTGTGAGATTCCGAAAATTAGGGGGAGAATTCGGGATCAGAGGAATGCATTACGAGTGCAATAAGTTTTCAGCTGTTCTTTACTTGCCTGATTTGGGGGTTGACAGATACACAGATCTTTTAATCAAATGTCTTCTGAAATATGAGACTGTTCAAGAACGCCAGGGGGTCGAACCTGAGGCAAGTTCCTACTTTAAGTTCATGTCCGACCTGATTCATAAACCAAAAGATATTGAAATCCTTGTGTCTGAAGGAGTCATTCATGGAAGGTCAGAGAGATTACAAGGGCTTCTAAGTACTTTAGATGGCATGGCTTCATCTGGATATATGCACTGGGTTAAAAGAGAGATTGTAAGAAATCCCCCCTGGCAGTGGCAAAAGCCTCTAAAGTGCATGCCTGTTATTTGCTCGGCTTTGATTGTTTTGTCCATCATGCAAATGCACTATAGCATGCTTTCCTTCGACAAACTGCAAAAGCCTTGA
- the LOC113736217 gene encoding uncharacterized protein isoform X2, giving the protein MELLCIQDEKTALTPVERKICVYYSEFHGGKFGKLWVFGPNYRRFGTEFSECVKEEAMERIRSNSQVSFQGVMNAIGNIELEVRGAYADNALNDLTVLEFQYLMIKDGCFFLLLAFSILGADPQKLKYAENHPVFGVGCATEYMDNIIESMFFVGNQIPLIVLEQLMHLDIFQRMKATIGSKQQQLGLAKRTLHKFLMVELVPKPVDLLHCLQSIMLGPKCSSNVAVGKKDTDIEDCVSASKLSEQGVRFRKLGGELGIRGMHYDCNKFSAVLYLPDLRVDRYTGLLIKCLLKYETVQECRGVEPEASSYFKFMSELIHKPKDIEILVSEGVIHGRSERLQGLLSTLDGMASSGYMHSVKREIEFQVLQTAWFQLGTMETVKVYVFVCVAIETNKCKEVN; this is encoded by the exons ATGGAGCTGCTGTGTATTCAAGACGAGAAGACTGCCCTCACTCCAGTTGAGCGCAAGATTTGTGTATATTACTCGGAATTTCATGGAGGAAAATTCGGAAAGCTTTGGGTATTTGGTCCAAATTACAGGAGATTTGGTACCGAATTCTCAGAGTGTGTTAAGGAGGAAGCTATGGAACGCATACGGAGCAACTCACAAGTTTCTTTTCAAGGAGTTATGAATGCTATAGGAAATATTGAGTTAGAAGTAAGAGGTGCTTATGCTGATAATGCGTTGAATGACTTGACCGTGCTTGAGTTTCAATATTTAATGATAAAAGATGGTTGCTTCTTTCTCCTTCTGGCATTCTCAATTCTTGGAGCCGATCCACAAAAATTAAAGTATGCAGAGAATCATCCTGTTTTTGGCGTAGGATGTGCCACTGAATACATGGACAACATTATAGAGTCCATGTTCTTTGTTGGAAATCAAATCCCACTCATAGTACTGGAGCAACTTATGCACCTTGATATCTTTCAAAGAATGAAAGCTACAATTGGAAGTAAGCAGCAGCAATTGGGTTTGGCCAAAAGAACCCTGCATAAGTTCTTGATGGTTGAGCTGGTTCCAAAACCAGTTGACTTACTCCATTGCCTCCAGAGCATCATGCTTGGCCCAAAATGCAGCTCGAACGTAGCTGTGGGGAAAAAGGACACTGACATAGAGGACTGTGTTTCTGCTAGCAAATTATCTGAACAGGGTGTGAGATTCCGAAAATTAGGAGGAGAATTGGGGATCAGAGGAATGCATTACGATTGCAATAAGTTTTCAGCTGTTCTTTACTTACCTGATTTGAGGGTTGACAGATACACAGGTCTTTTAATCAAATGTCTTCTGAAATATGAGACTGTTCAAGAATGCCGAGGGGTCGAACCTGAGGCAAGTTCCTACTTTAAGTTCATGTCCGAGCTGATTCATAAACCAAAAGATATTGAAATCCTTGTGTCTGAAGGAGTCATTCATGGAAGGTCAGAGAGATTACAAGGACTTCTAAGTACTTTAGATGGCATGGCTTCATCTGGTTATATGCACTCGGTTAAAAGAGAGATT GAGTTTCAAGTACTTCAGACGGCATGGTTTCAGCTGGGAACTATGGAAACTGTGAAGGtgtatgtgtttgtgtgtgtagCCATAGAAACCAATAAGTGCAAAGAGGTAAACTGA
- the LOC140038924 gene encoding uncharacterized protein → MMAYLENYGDLAPVIREQRRLPDKKRSSMLSISYWRSRNLFFHNILDRLKESEGEARAAYSQDALQGIGGGDEFVNMMAIDGCFNLLVAFSILGQGIFGFKLGFEDSHSSFGTGFVRDNMGMWLQSMFLVGNQIPFVVLEQLMKLRFFEGLKRRYKWKQPSGLLKRAVHMLVTTELDPKPVDLIHCLQICLLGTRSGSDVGISIMVNDVGGDEVDDLPSAVELCRKGIAFAALEEGLGSRGIHYKHDPFNGVLYLPIFKVERYTALMVECLHKYEIVQKPRGIKPESTSFFKLLSELIRTEQDVELFSSQGVILGGSAEALPEILSEFDDVEPCDCEHFRHVRRQIKKYPPKQCWISTKRVIGYIMRNPGRCSVVFLLQFLQTYFTILAYYKTFS, encoded by the coding sequence ATGATGGCCTATTTGGAGAATTACGGAGATTTGGCCCCTGTTATCCGCGAGCAGAGGCGATTGCCAGACAAGAAGAGAAGCAGCATGCTTTCGATTTCGTATTGGAGAAGTCGAAACCTCTTTTTCCACAATATTTTGGATAGATTAAAAGAAAGTGAAGGAGAAGCAAGAGCTGCTTATTCTCAGGATGCTCTACAGGGTATCGGTGGTGGAGATGAGTTTGTAAACATGATGGCAATTGATGGTTGCTTTAATCTCTTGGTTGCGTTCTCCATTCTTGGACAGGGAATATTTGGTTTCAAACTTGGATTTGAGGATAGCCATAGCTCTTTTGGGACAGGATTTGTCCGCGACAACATGGGGATGTGGCTTCAATCCATGTTCCTTGTTGGTAACCAAATCCCATTTGTAGTGCTCGAGCAGTTGATGAAACTGAGATTCTTCGAGGGACTGAAAAGGCGATACAAATGGAAGCAACCATCGGGATTGCTAAAAAGAGCTGTACACATGTTAGTCACAACGGAGTTGGACCCGAAACCAGTCGATCTGATACACTGCCTCCAGATATGTTTGCTTGGAACAAGAAGTGGCTCAGATGTAGGTATCTCAATAATGGTCAATGATGTGGGCGGCGATGAAGTTGATGATTTACCTTCAGCCGTGGAACTTTGCAGAAAAGGCATTGCATTTGCAGCACTAGAGGAAGGCCTGGGAAGCAGAGGGATTCATTACAAGCATGATCCCTTCAATGGTGTTCTTTACTTGCCCATCTTCAAGGTTGAGAGGTACACAGCGTTGATGGTGGAATGCCTTCACAAATATGAGATTGTTCAAAAACCCAGAGGGATTAAACCAGAATCAACCTCCTTCTTTAAGCTTTTGAGTGAGTTAATTCGTACAGAACAAGATGTTGAACTGTTTTCCTCCCAAGGAGTCATTCTAGGCGGCAGTGCAGAGGCGTTGCCAGAAATTCTGAGCGAGTTTGATGACGTGGAACCATGTGATTGTGAGCACTTTCGCCACGTAAGGAGACAGATCAAAAAATACCCCCCAAAACAATGTTGGATATCTACAAAACGTGTGATCGGGTACATTATGAGAAATCCTGGTAGATGTAGCGTTGTTTTCCTACTTCAATTCCTGCAAACATACTTTACTATTCTGGCCTACTACAAAACATTCAGTTGA
- the LOC140038787 gene encoding uncharacterized protein — MQNTCEPTNNIPRQIRIFWPEYHNGQFGQFWRFGPCYLEKELKGEVDIRQKEKKLALDFVLEKSGSTLPELLSRLQETEEEARAAYPECDLKDIDGDKFREMMAIDGCFYLLVAFSILGEGMDGFKLEFPDNHRFFGIGCVREAMEMWLSSMFFVGNQIPFVVLKQLMKLGFFQELMKKNKWKQPLELAKRAVHMLLVPELDQKPVDLIHCLQTCMLGTKSGSDVAITVSGNNVGDEVDDLPSARKLCRKGIAFAALEEDLGSRGIYYKHGPFNGVLYLPIFKVDRYTALMVECLRKYEIAQKPRGIKPESTSFFKLLSELIRTEQDVELFSSQGVILGSAEALPEILSKFDDMVPCDYGVTLFYDVNIYFCGARNVIELVVVR; from the exons ATGCAAAACACATGTGAACCAACCAATAACATACCGCGCCAAATACGCATCTTTTGGCCAGAATATCATAATGGCCAATTTGGACAGTTTTGGAGATTTGGCCCCTGTTATCTGGAAAAAGAACTGAAAGGAGAGGTGGACATCagacaaaaagagaagaagctAGCTTTGGATTTCGTACTGGAGAAGTCGGGTTCTACTCTACCAGAACTTTTGAGCAGATTACAGGAGACTGAAGAAGAAGCAAGAGCTGCTTATCCTGAGTGTGATCTAAAGGATATCGATGGAGACAAATTTAGAGAAATGATGGCAATTGATGGTTGCTTTTATCTCTTGGTTGCGTTTTCCATTCTTGGAGAGGGAATGGATGGTTTCAAACTTGAGTTTCCGGATAATCATCGCTTTTTTGGGATAGGATGCGTCAGAGAAGCCATGGAGATGTGGCTTAGTTCCATGTTCTTTGTTGGTAACCAAATCCCATTTGTAGTGCTCAAGCAATTGATGAAACTTGGGTTCTTTCAGGAACTaatgaagaaaaacaaatggaagCAACCATTGGAATTGGCAAAAAGAGCTGTACACATGTTACTCGTACCGGAGCTGGACCAGAAACCAGTCGATCTGATACATTGCCTCCAGACATGCATGCTTGGAACAAAAAGTGGCTCAGATGTAGCTATCACAGTAAGCGGCAATAACGTGGGTGATGAAGTTGATGATTTACCTTCAGCCAGGAAACTTTGCAGAAAAGGCATTGCATTTGCAGCACTAGAGGAAGACCTGGGAAGTAGAGGTATTTATTACAAGCATGGTCCCTTCAATGGTGTTCTTTACTTGCCTATCTTCAAGGTTGACAGGTACACAGCGTTGATGGTGGAATGTCTTCGCAAATATGAGATTGCTCAAAAGCCGAGAGGGATTAAACCAGAATCAACCTCCTTCTTTAAGCTTTTGAGTGAGTTAATTCGTACAGAACAAGATGTTGAACTATTTTCCTCCCAAGGAGTCATTCTAGGCAGTGCAGAGGCCTTGCCAGAAATTCTGAGCAAGTTTGATGACATGGTACCATGTGATT ATGGCGTTACTCTATTTTACGATGTTAATATATATTTCTGTGGAGCTCGGAATGTTATTGAACTGGTGGTGGTACgttag
- the LOC113736217 gene encoding uncharacterized protein isoform X1: MELLCIQDEKTALTPVERKICVYYSEFHGGKFGKLWVFGPNYRRFGTEFSECVKEEAMERIRSNSQVSFQGVMNAIGNIELEVRGAYADNALNDLTVLEFQYLMIKDGCFFLLLAFSILGADPQKLKYAENHPVFGVGCATEYMDNIIESMFFVGNQIPLIVLEQLMHLDIFQRMKATIGSKQQQLGLAKRTLHKFLMVELVPKPVDLLHCLQSIMLGPKCSSNVAVGKKDTDIEDCVSASKLSEQGVRFRKLGGELGIRGMHYDCNKFSAVLYLPDLRVDRYTGLLIKCLLKYETVQECRGVEPEASSYFKFMSELIHKPKDIEILVSEGVIHGRSERLQGLLSTLDGMASSGYMHSVKREIVRNPPWQWQKPLKCMPFICSALIVLSIMQMHYSMLSFDKLQKP, from the coding sequence ATGGAGCTGCTGTGTATTCAAGACGAGAAGACTGCCCTCACTCCAGTTGAGCGCAAGATTTGTGTATATTACTCGGAATTTCATGGAGGAAAATTCGGAAAGCTTTGGGTATTTGGTCCAAATTACAGGAGATTTGGTACCGAATTCTCAGAGTGTGTTAAGGAGGAAGCTATGGAACGCATACGGAGCAACTCACAAGTTTCTTTTCAAGGAGTTATGAATGCTATAGGAAATATTGAGTTAGAAGTAAGAGGTGCTTATGCTGATAATGCGTTGAATGACTTGACCGTGCTTGAGTTTCAATATTTAATGATAAAAGATGGTTGCTTCTTTCTCCTTCTGGCATTCTCAATTCTTGGAGCCGATCCACAAAAATTAAAGTATGCAGAGAATCATCCTGTTTTTGGCGTAGGATGTGCCACTGAATACATGGACAACATTATAGAGTCCATGTTCTTTGTTGGAAATCAAATCCCACTCATAGTACTGGAGCAACTTATGCACCTTGATATCTTTCAAAGAATGAAAGCTACAATTGGAAGTAAGCAGCAGCAATTGGGTTTGGCCAAAAGAACCCTGCATAAGTTCTTGATGGTTGAGCTGGTTCCAAAACCAGTTGACTTACTCCATTGCCTCCAGAGCATCATGCTTGGCCCAAAATGCAGCTCGAACGTAGCTGTGGGGAAAAAGGACACTGACATAGAGGACTGTGTTTCTGCTAGCAAATTATCTGAACAGGGTGTGAGATTCCGAAAATTAGGAGGAGAATTGGGGATCAGAGGAATGCATTACGATTGCAATAAGTTTTCAGCTGTTCTTTACTTACCTGATTTGAGGGTTGACAGATACACAGGTCTTTTAATCAAATGTCTTCTGAAATATGAGACTGTTCAAGAATGCCGAGGGGTCGAACCTGAGGCAAGTTCCTACTTTAAGTTCATGTCCGAGCTGATTCATAAACCAAAAGATATTGAAATCCTTGTGTCTGAAGGAGTCATTCATGGAAGGTCAGAGAGATTACAAGGACTTCTAAGTACTTTAGATGGCATGGCTTCATCTGGTTATATGCACTCGGTTAAAAGAGAGATTGTAAGAAATCCCCCCTGGCAGTGGCAAAAGCCTCTAAAGTGCATGCCTTTTATTTGCTCGGCTTTAATTGTTTTGTCCATTATGCAAATGCACTATAGCATGCTTTCCTTCGACAAACTGCAAAAGCCTTGA
- the LOC113737945 gene encoding uncharacterized protein has translation MSTSWHKYELVDGSDDPEDIPLVAVNEKPVCRICKCHPSVLDELGEKGKLQVSHPRFGPFYREDESEVSGKKEAWDKVLEKSGGGNRNRTIENYLFATRRVEKRARASYADAGGVVRNLTESQFRWMMIEDGCFFLQLALFILGASSEQLGYPGNHIIFGNKKKKEDVNRWIEAMFFVGNQIPLVVLNEFMKQSFFQDILKVVNWETPSQLPKRIMYELLVLPAREHVANQTVASPNPRGEEQQPTDLLHALHSFMLDPGRSLSNVNLVDADTGDVDLGDSRGVHGAKDLTLSASELNKKGIRFRKVKKN, from the exons ATGTCTACTTCTTGGCACAAATACGAACTGGTAGACGGCTCAGATGACCCTGAAGACATCCCATTAGTCGCAGTCAATGAGAAGCCCGTTTGTAGGATATGCAAGTGCCACCCTTCAGTCCTCGATGAACTTGGAGAAAAGGGAAAGCTCCAAGTGTCGCACCCCAGATTTGGCCCATTTTACCGTGAAGACGAATCCGAGGTCAGTGGAAAGAAGGAAGCGTGGGATAAAGTACTGGAAAAATCTGGAGGCGGGAACAGAAACAGAACCATAGAAAATTACTTGTTTGCAACGAGAAGGGTAGAGAAAAGAGCCAGAGCTAGTTATGCTGATGCTGGGGGAGTCGTGCGTAACTTGACAGAGTCTCAGTTCCGGTGGATGATGATTGAAGATGGTTGCTTCTTCCTCCAGTTGGCATTATTCATCCTCGGAGCTTCTTCCGAGCAACTGGGTTATCCCGGCAATCACATTATCTTTGgcaacaaaaagaagaaagaggatGTCAACAGGTGGATTGAGGCGATGTTCTTTGTTGGGAATCAAATTCCACTTGTGGTGCTCAATGAATTTATGAAGCAAAGTTTTTTCCAGGATATACTAAAAGTAGTGAACTGGGAAACCCCATCACAACTGCCCAAGAGGATCATGTATGAGTTGCTTGTTCTGCCTGCTCGAGAACATGTTGCCAATCAAACTGTTGCATCACCAAACCCTCGGGGTGAAGAACAGCAGCCTACTGACTTGCTTCATGCGCTCCACTCATTCATGCTTGATCCAGGACGAAGTTTAAGCAATGTCAACCTCGTTGACGCTGATACAGGGGATGTTGATTTGGGGGACAGCAGGGGAGTCCATGGAGCCAAGGACCTGACTCTTAGCGCCTCCGAGTTGAATAAGAAGGGAATCCGTTTTAGGAAAGTGAAAAAG AACTAG